Proteins from one Mycobacterium adipatum genomic window:
- a CDS encoding SPFH domain-containing protein produces MDGAVVGLVLFVVLVIFAVVVVAKSVALIPQAEAAVIERLGRYSRTVSGQLTLLVPFIDRIRARVDLRERVVSFPPQPVITEDNLTLNIDTVVYFQVTNPQAAVYQISNYIVGVEQLTTTTLRNVVGGMTLEQTLTSRDSINAQLRGVLDEATGRWGLRVARVELRSIDPPPSIQESMEKQMKADRDKRAMILTAEGVRESSIKQAEGQKQSQILAAEGAKQAAILAAEADRQSRMLRAQGERAAQYLKAQGEAKAIEKTFAAIKAGRPTPEMLAYQYLQTLPEMAKGEANKVWLVPSDFGSALEGFTKMLGAPGSDGVFRYTPSPVEGDLPKPEDDSDEVAEWFNTETDPEIARAVARAEAEARKSVPPLGAESAAPLDAPTQSPALGGAPVPPPGGTHRAP; encoded by the coding sequence ATGGATGGTGCCGTCGTAGGCCTCGTGCTGTTCGTGGTCCTGGTGATCTTCGCCGTCGTGGTGGTGGCCAAATCGGTGGCGCTCATCCCGCAGGCCGAGGCCGCGGTGATCGAACGGCTGGGTCGCTACAGCCGGACGGTGAGTGGCCAGTTGACACTGCTGGTCCCGTTCATCGACCGGATCCGCGCGCGGGTCGATCTGCGCGAGCGGGTGGTGTCCTTCCCGCCCCAGCCGGTGATCACCGAGGACAACCTGACGCTGAACATCGACACCGTCGTCTACTTCCAGGTCACCAACCCGCAGGCGGCGGTGTACCAGATCAGCAACTACATCGTCGGTGTCGAGCAGTTGACCACCACGACGCTGCGCAACGTGGTCGGCGGTATGACCCTTGAGCAGACCCTGACATCGCGCGATTCGATCAACGCCCAGTTGCGCGGGGTGCTCGACGAGGCGACCGGCCGGTGGGGGTTGCGCGTCGCCCGCGTCGAGTTGCGCAGCATCGACCCGCCGCCGTCGATCCAGGAATCGATGGAGAAGCAGATGAAGGCCGACCGCGACAAGCGCGCCATGATCCTCACCGCCGAGGGCGTCCGGGAGTCATCGATCAAACAGGCCGAGGGGCAGAAGCAGTCCCAGATCCTCGCCGCCGAGGGTGCCAAGCAGGCGGCGATCCTGGCGGCCGAGGCCGACCGGCAGTCCCGCATGCTGCGTGCTCAGGGTGAGCGGGCCGCCCAGTACCTCAAGGCCCAGGGTGAGGCGAAGGCCATCGAGAAGACCTTCGCCGCCATCAAGGCCGGCCGCCCGACCCCGGAGATGCTGGCCTACCAGTACCTGCAGACCCTGCCGGAGATGGCTAAGGGCGAGGCCAACAAGGTGTGGCTGGTTCCCAGCGACTTCGGGTCCGCGCTGGAGGGGTTCACCAAGATGCTGGGCGCCCCGGGTTCCGACGGCGTCTTCCGCTACACCCCGTCGCCGGTGGAAGGGGACCTGCCCAAGCCGGAGGACGACTCCGACGAGGTCGCCGAGTGGTTCAACACCGAAACCGACCCGGAGATCGCGCGGGCGGTGGCGCGAGCCGAGGCCGAGGCCCGCAAGTCGGTCCCGCCGCTGGGAGCCGAGTCCGCGGCGCCGCTGGACGCACCGACCCAGTCCCCGGCGCTGGGGGGTGCTCCGGTGCCGCCGCCGGGCGGCACCCATCGCGCCCCGTAA
- the meaB gene encoding methylmalonyl Co-A mutase-associated GTPase MeaB, whose translation MSPTVAELATAVRGGDRSGLARAITLIESTRPDHRQKAQELLLELMPDAGGAIHVGITGVPGVGKSTTIEALGMHLIEAGHRVAVLAVDPSSTRTGGSILGDKTRMAKLAVHPDAYIRPSPTSGTLGGVARATRETIVLLEAAGFDVILVETVGVGQSEVTVSDMVDTFVFLTLARTGDQLQGIKKGVLELADVVVVNKADGEHAVEAHAAARELTGALRLIYPRETLWRPPVLTMSALTGDGLAQLWETVEKHRKVLTDAGEFDGRRRRQQVNWMWAMVRDTVLDRVLGNPEVKQIRTELERQVRAGELTPALAAQRILEAADR comes from the coding sequence ATGAGCCCCACGGTCGCCGAGTTGGCGACGGCAGTCCGCGGCGGTGACCGCTCGGGTCTGGCGCGCGCCATCACCCTCATCGAGTCGACGCGCCCCGATCACCGGCAGAAGGCCCAGGAACTGCTGCTGGAGCTCATGCCGGACGCGGGCGGTGCCATCCATGTGGGCATCACCGGCGTGCCCGGTGTCGGCAAGTCGACCACCATCGAGGCGCTCGGTATGCACCTGATCGAGGCGGGGCACCGGGTCGCCGTCCTGGCCGTCGACCCGTCCTCGACCCGCACCGGCGGGTCGATCCTCGGGGACAAGACCCGGATGGCGAAGCTGGCCGTGCACCCGGATGCCTATATCCGGCCGTCGCCGACCTCGGGCACCCTCGGCGGGGTGGCCCGTGCCACCCGCGAGACGATCGTGCTGCTGGAGGCGGCCGGCTTCGATGTCATCCTCGTCGAGACGGTGGGGGTGGGGCAGTCCGAGGTGACCGTCTCCGACATGGTGGACACGTTCGTCTTCCTGACCCTGGCCCGCACCGGCGATCAGTTGCAGGGCATCAAGAAGGGTGTGCTCGAACTCGCCGATGTGGTGGTGGTCAACAAGGCCGACGGCGAGCACGCCGTCGAGGCGCACGCCGCCGCGCGCGAACTGACCGGTGCGCTGCGTCTCATTTATCCGCGCGAAACACTTTGGCGGCCACCGGTTCTCACCATGAGCGCGCTGACCGGAGACGGTTTGGCGCAGCTGTGGGAGACCGTCGAGAAGCATCGTAAGGTGTTGACCGATGCCGGTGAGTTCGACGGGCGCCGCCGCAGGCAGCAGGTGAACTGGATGTGGGCGATGGTCCGCGACACCGTGCTGGACCGGGTGCTCGGCAATCCCGAGGTCAAACAGATCCGTACCGAGCTGGAACGGCAGGTCCGCGCCGGGGAACTGACGCCGGCACTGGCGGCCCAGCGGATCCTCGAGGCCGCCGACCGATGA
- the scpA gene encoding methylmalonyl-CoA mutase, giving the protein MTASDITETSAAIGSFAEVPLHGPHDGPAPTPQAVTEQVAAAATAHGYTPEQLVWSTPEGIDVKPVFIEADRDDAAAAGYPVDSFPGDAPFIRGPYPTMYVNQPWTIRQYAGFSTAAESNAFYRRNLAAGQKGLSVAFDLATHRGYDSDHPRVAGDVGMAGVAIDSILDMRQLFDGIDLGSVSVSMTMNGAVLPILALYVAAAEEQGVAPEKLAGTIQNDILKEFMVRNTYIYPPKPSMRIISDIFAYTSAKMPKYNSISISGYHIQEAGATADLELAYTLADGVEYIKAGLDAGLDIDKFAPRLSFFWGIGMNFFMEVAKLRAGRLLWSELVAQFDPKSSKSLSLRTHSQTSGWSLTAQDPFNNVARTCIEAMAATQGHTQSLHTNALDEALALPTDFSARIARNTQLLLQQESGTTRPIDPWGGSYYVEWLTHQLAEKARAHIKEVSEYGGMAQAIGEGIPKLRIEEAAARTQARIDSGAQPLIGVNKYQVAEDQEIEVLKVENSRVRAEQLAKLERLRAERDEAATQAALAELTRAAQASGPAGEDGLGNNLLALAIDAARHMATLGEISDALEKVYGRHQAEIRTIAGVYRDEVGKAGNVTTATELVEKFAEADGRRPRILVAKMGQDGHDRGQKVIATAFADIGFDVDVGSLFSTPDEVARQAADNDVHVVGVSSLAAGHLTLVPALRDALAEVGRPDIMVVVGGVIPPGDFDELYAAGATAIFPPGTVIADAAIGLLHKLAERLGYTLS; this is encoded by the coding sequence ATGACCGCATCCGATATCACCGAGACGTCCGCCGCGATCGGCAGTTTCGCAGAGGTTCCGCTGCACGGCCCGCACGACGGCCCGGCACCCACCCCGCAGGCGGTGACCGAACAGGTCGCCGCCGCCGCCACCGCACACGGGTACACCCCCGAACAGCTGGTGTGGTCGACGCCGGAAGGGATCGACGTCAAACCGGTGTTCATCGAGGCCGACCGCGATGACGCGGCCGCCGCCGGCTACCCGGTGGACAGCTTCCCGGGCGACGCGCCGTTCATCCGCGGGCCCTACCCGACGATGTATGTGAACCAGCCGTGGACCATCCGGCAGTACGCCGGCTTCTCCACCGCGGCCGAGTCCAATGCGTTCTATCGGCGCAACCTGGCCGCCGGCCAGAAGGGTCTGTCGGTGGCCTTCGACCTGGCAACCCACCGCGGCTACGACTCCGACCACCCGCGGGTGGCCGGGGATGTCGGGATGGCCGGGGTGGCCATCGATTCGATCCTGGACATGCGCCAGCTGTTCGACGGGATCGACCTGGGCAGCGTGTCAGTATCGATGACGATGAACGGTGCGGTGCTGCCGATCCTGGCGCTCTACGTCGCGGCGGCCGAGGAGCAGGGGGTGGCACCGGAGAAGCTGGCCGGCACCATCCAGAACGACATCCTCAAAGAGTTCATGGTCCGCAACACCTACATTTATCCGCCCAAGCCCTCGATGCGGATCATCTCCGACATCTTCGCCTACACCAGCGCGAAAATGCCGAAGTACAACAGCATCTCGATTTCGGGGTACCACATCCAGGAGGCGGGTGCGACCGCCGATCTGGAGCTGGCCTACACGCTGGCCGACGGGGTCGAGTACATCAAGGCCGGCCTCGACGCCGGGCTGGACATCGACAAGTTCGCGCCCCGGCTGTCCTTCTTCTGGGGCATCGGGATGAACTTCTTCATGGAGGTCGCCAAGCTGCGCGCGGGACGACTGCTGTGGAGCGAGCTGGTGGCACAGTTCGATCCGAAGAGCTCCAAATCGTTGTCCCTGCGCACCCATTCGCAGACCTCGGGCTGGTCGCTGACCGCGCAGGACCCGTTCAACAACGTCGCGCGCACCTGCATCGAGGCGATGGCCGCCACCCAGGGGCACACCCAGTCGCTGCACACCAACGCCCTCGACGAGGCGTTGGCGTTGCCGACGGATTTCTCCGCCCGCATCGCGCGGAACACCCAGCTGCTGCTGCAGCAGGAGTCCGGCACCACCCGGCCGATCGACCCGTGGGGCGGCTCGTACTACGTGGAGTGGCTGACCCATCAGTTGGCCGAGAAGGCGCGCGCGCACATCAAGGAGGTCTCCGAGTACGGCGGGATGGCCCAGGCCATCGGGGAGGGCATCCCGAAGCTGCGCATCGAAGAGGCCGCTGCCCGGACGCAGGCGCGCATCGATTCCGGTGCCCAGCCGCTGATCGGCGTCAACAAATATCAGGTGGCCGAGGACCAGGAGATCGAGGTCCTCAAGGTCGAGAACAGTCGGGTCCGTGCCGAGCAGCTGGCCAAGCTGGAACGTCTGCGCGCCGAGCGCGACGAGGCGGCCACCCAGGCGGCTTTGGCCGAATTGACCCGTGCCGCACAGGCTTCCGGACCCGCCGGCGAGGACGGGCTGGGTAACAATCTGCTGGCGCTGGCCATCGACGCTGCCCGCCACATGGCCACCCTCGGCGAGATCTCCGATGCTCTGGAGAAGGTCTACGGCCGGCACCAGGCCGAGATCCGCACCATCGCCGGGGTGTACCGCGACGAGGTCGGAAAGGCTGGGAACGTGACCACCGCAACGGAGCTGGTCGAGAAGTTCGCCGAGGCCGACGGCCGTCGGCCACGGATCCTGGTCGCCAAGATGGGCCAGGACGGGCACGACCGCGGCCAGAAGGTCATCGCGACGGCATTCGCCGACATCGGCTTCGACGTGGACGTCGGCTCGCTGTTCTCCACCCCGGACGAGGTGGCCCGCCAGGCCGCCGACAACGACGTACATGTCGTGGGTGTCTCCAGCCTGGCCGCCGGGCACCTGACCCTGGTGCCCGCGCTGCGCGATGCGCTCGCCGAGGTGGGTCGCCCCGACATCATGGTCGTCGTCGGTGGGGTCATCCCGCCGGGTGACTTCGACGAGCTCTACGCCGCCGGGGCGACGGCGATCTTCCCGCCGGGCACCGTGATCGCCGATGCCGCCATCGGCCTGCTGCACAAGCTCGCCGAACGACTCGGATACACCCTGAGCTAG
- a CDS encoding TVP38/TMEM64 family protein produces MKPVVTTLRTVWTAVTSTATQLPRRRAVGIAATIVILVAVAILVPLPSAIQLRDWATAAGAWFPLVFFTAHVVMTVFPFPRTAFTLAAGLLFGPLVGVSIAVAASTLSAVLAVLLVRAAGWQLSRLTLHPRVESLDARLRERGWVTVLSMRMIPAVPFAVLNYAAGASAVRLLPYTVATLVGVFPGTAAVVILGDALTGNISPLLFLVSACTAGVGLVGLVYELRAHRRAHARPAGGEPTVST; encoded by the coding sequence GTGAAACCCGTCGTCACCACGTTGCGCACGGTCTGGACCGCGGTGACGTCGACGGCCACCCAACTGCCCCGCCGCCGCGCGGTGGGTATCGCGGCCACAATTGTGATCCTCGTCGCAGTGGCGATTCTGGTGCCGTTGCCGAGCGCGATCCAGCTGCGTGACTGGGCCACGGCGGCCGGCGCCTGGTTCCCGCTGGTGTTCTTCACCGCCCACGTCGTGATGACGGTGTTCCCGTTCCCCCGGACCGCGTTCACCCTCGCGGCGGGTCTGCTGTTCGGCCCCCTGGTCGGGGTCAGCATCGCGGTGGCCGCCAGCACCCTGAGCGCGGTGCTGGCCGTGCTGCTGGTGCGCGCCGCCGGCTGGCAACTCAGCCGGCTCACCCTGCACCCCAGGGTCGAGTCGCTGGATGCCCGGCTCCGCGAACGGGGATGGGTGACGGTGCTGTCGATGCGGATGATTCCGGCCGTGCCGTTCGCGGTCCTCAACTACGCGGCGGGCGCCTCGGCGGTGCGACTGCTGCCCTACACGGTGGCCACGTTGGTCGGCGTGTTCCCGGGAACGGCGGCGGTGGTCATCCTGGGCGACGCGCTCACCGGCAATATCAGTCCGCTGCTGTTCCTGGTGTCCGCGTGCACCGCGGGCGTCGGTCTGGTCGGGCTGGTCTACGAGCTCCGCGCGCACCGCCGCGCGCACGCCCGACCGGCGGGCGGGGAACCCACCGTCAGCACGTAG
- the mutA gene encoding methylmalonyl-CoA mutase small subunit — MSSSVIESDRERWRSGVAGVLAKSLRRDAADLPAEPERLLDSPTYEGFPVRPLYTALDERPESPLPGQWPYTRGADARRDVLSGWKVAEQFPLAASSGTSETNGALLLALTEGTSALVLRVGSAAAELDRMLDGVYLDLVPVLLDAGDQYVAAADAVLALVADLDDEQRGRLSLDLGADPFTAPLSGRPTVGTDEVIAIARRTAGQTGVRAITVDGPALHNLGASASWELAGAVAAGVSYLRLLTEAGLSVSDALRHISFRFAADDDQFMTIAKLRAARRLWARVAEVAGDGAAGAAVVHAVSSAPMMSRRDPWVNMLRTTLAAFAAGVGGADTVLVAPFDAAIPGGLPGTATTFTRRMARNTQLLLLEESHLGRVLDPSAGSWFVEDLTAQLADQAWAHFQDLESRGGFVAAREHLSEQIAAVREARADDIAHRRTALTGVNEFPNLAEKPLAGAAEEPGVYRYGAGFEALRDRSDAYLAEHGTRPAVVLLPLGPLAEHNIRTTFAANLLASGGIETVNPGTVDAAAVAAAVEGHRAVVICGTDARYGTEAEAVVAAARDAGVPHIYLAGPEKAVGAAVARPDEYLTAKINAVEALATLLTRLGA, encoded by the coding sequence GTGTCCTCGAGCGTCATTGAATCGGATCGCGAGCGCTGGCGCTCCGGCGTGGCCGGCGTGCTGGCCAAGAGCTTGCGGCGCGATGCCGCGGATCTGCCGGCCGAACCCGAACGGCTGCTCGACTCGCCGACGTACGAGGGATTCCCGGTACGCCCGCTCTACACCGCTCTCGACGAACGGCCCGAGTCGCCGTTACCCGGGCAGTGGCCCTACACCCGCGGCGCCGATGCCCGCCGGGACGTGCTGAGCGGGTGGAAGGTCGCCGAGCAGTTCCCGCTGGCGGCCTCCAGCGGTACCTCGGAGACCAACGGCGCGCTGCTGCTGGCACTGACCGAGGGCACCAGCGCGCTGGTGCTGCGGGTCGGATCGGCCGCCGCCGAGCTGGACCGGATGCTCGACGGCGTGTACCTGGACCTGGTGCCGGTGCTGCTGGACGCGGGTGATCAGTACGTCGCCGCCGCCGACGCGGTCCTGGCCCTGGTCGCCGATCTCGACGACGAGCAGCGTGGCCGGCTGTCGCTGGATCTGGGTGCCGACCCGTTCACCGCGCCGCTGAGCGGGCGGCCGACGGTCGGCACCGATGAGGTCATCGCCATCGCGCGGCGCACCGCCGGCCAGACCGGGGTGCGGGCCATCACCGTCGACGGTCCGGCGCTGCACAACCTGGGCGCCAGTGCGTCCTGGGAGCTGGCCGGGGCCGTCGCCGCCGGAGTGAGTTACCTGCGGCTGCTGACCGAGGCCGGACTGTCGGTCTCCGATGCGCTGCGCCACATCAGCTTCCGGTTCGCCGCTGATGACGACCAGTTCATGACGATCGCCAAACTGCGCGCCGCGCGCCGGCTGTGGGCCAGGGTGGCCGAGGTCGCCGGTGACGGCGCCGCCGGCGCCGCCGTCGTGCATGCGGTCTCGTCGGCACCGATGATGAGCCGGCGTGACCCCTGGGTGAACATGCTGCGCACCACTCTGGCCGCGTTCGCCGCCGGCGTCGGCGGCGCCGACACCGTCCTGGTGGCACCCTTCGACGCCGCGATCCCCGGTGGCTTGCCCGGCACCGCAACCACTTTCACCCGCCGCATGGCGCGTAACACGCAGCTGCTGCTGCTCGAGGAGTCCCATCTGGGCCGGGTGCTCGACCCGTCGGCCGGGTCCTGGTTCGTCGAGGATCTGACGGCGCAGCTGGCGGACCAGGCGTGGGCGCATTTCCAGGACCTGGAGTCCCGCGGCGGCTTCGTGGCGGCCCGCGAACATCTCAGCGAGCAGATCGCGGCGGTCCGCGAGGCGCGCGCCGATGACATCGCGCATCGCCGGACCGCGCTGACCGGGGTGAACGAGTTCCCGAACCTGGCGGAGAAGCCGCTCGCCGGGGCCGCCGAGGAGCCGGGGGTGTATCGCTACGGCGCCGGCTTCGAGGCGCTGCGCGACCGCTCCGATGCCTACCTGGCCGAGCACGGGACGCGGCCCGCGGTGGTGCTGCTGCCGCTGGGGCCGCTCGCCGAACACAACATCCGAACCACGTTCGCCGCCAACCTGCTTGCCTCCGGCGGCATCGAGACCGTCAATCCGGGCACGGTCGATGCGGCCGCGGTCGCGGCGGCCGTCGAGGGGCACCGCGCCGTGGTGATCTGCGGTACCGACGCGCGGTACGGCACCGAGGCCGAAGCCGTCGTCGCCGCCGCGCGCGATGCCGGCGTGCCGCACATCTATCTCGCCGGGCCCGAGAAGGCCGTCGGTGCCGCGGTGGCGCGACCCGACGAATACCTGACCGCGAAGATCAACGCCGTCGAGGCGCTGGCGACCCTGCTGACCCGTTTGGGGGCCTGA